The proteins below are encoded in one region of Streptomyces cyanogenus:
- a CDS encoding PAS domain S-box protein: protein MAPETRRGGARVPTGVPGAAEERFRGLLEAAPDAMVIVDDTGTIRLVNAQTEALFGYQREELLGHPVELLVPHRFRTHHTAHRNGYAHNQQVRPMGAGLDLYGLRKDGTEFPVEISLSPLETTDGLLVSAAVRDVSERKAAEERINELAALVESSQDAILAKTLDGHITYWNAAAQRLYGFAADEVLGRHVSMLAPSARNHEITALLERLRRGEKVEHFETLRLTRSGELLDVDVTLWPTRAADGAVVGACAIVRDISDRKRAEAELTELYEQQRHIALTLQRSLMGTPPAIPGLATASRYRPATQGAGVGGDWFDLIPLGAGRVGVLIGDVMGRGLEAAAVMGQLRSAAHALAKTGLQPRQLMQAMDTVVADLDVPDQLVTCCYLVIAADTGEVTVCSAGHLPVLVAVPGARTRPLPAPVNAPLGVGGMIYEQCCGTIEPGATLVLYTDGLIETPGTDIEDKLTQLVAILDDLPTAVPDLETAVDHVLTTLLPDADGHDDVTLLLTQLPAAPLAMAATDLPATPESVPAGRDFLRKALSTWDCAGTADDALLLLSEVLTNAVQHAQGPIGVHVCRTDTDLTVEISDRSLHLPQPRLAAEDEESGRGLLLVRALADDWGVRPTDEGKTTWFSLKV from the coding sequence GTGGCACCTGAGACGCGCCGGGGCGGCGCCCGAGTCCCCACTGGCGTTCCGGGCGCCGCCGAGGAGAGGTTCAGGGGGTTGCTGGAGGCGGCGCCGGACGCCATGGTCATCGTCGACGACACCGGCACCATCCGCCTCGTCAACGCCCAGACCGAAGCCCTCTTCGGCTACCAGCGCGAAGAACTCCTGGGCCACCCCGTCGAACTCCTCGTCCCCCACCGCTTCCGCACCCACCACACCGCACACCGCAACGGCTACGCCCACAACCAGCAGGTCCGCCCCATGGGCGCCGGACTCGACCTCTACGGACTCCGCAAAGACGGCACCGAGTTCCCCGTAGAAATCAGCCTCAGCCCCCTGGAAACCACCGACGGCCTCCTCGTCTCCGCCGCCGTACGCGACGTCAGCGAACGCAAAGCCGCCGAGGAGCGCATCAACGAGCTCGCCGCGCTGGTCGAGTCATCGCAGGACGCCATCCTCGCGAAAACCCTGGACGGCCACATCACCTACTGGAACGCCGCGGCGCAGCGGCTGTACGGGTTCGCGGCGGACGAGGTCCTGGGCCGGCACGTGTCCATGCTGGCACCCTCCGCGAGGAACCACGAGATCACCGCGCTCCTGGAACGGCTGCGCCGGGGTGAGAAGGTCGAGCACTTCGAGACGTTGCGGCTGACCCGCTCCGGTGAGTTGCTGGACGTCGACGTCACCCTGTGGCCGACCCGGGCGGCGGACGGCGCGGTCGTCGGGGCGTGTGCGATCGTGCGGGACATCAGCGACCGCAAGCGCGCCGAGGCTGAGTTGACGGAGCTGTATGAGCAGCAGCGGCACATCGCTCTGACGCTGCAGCGCAGTCTCATGGGTACGCCGCCCGCCATCCCCGGCCTCGCCACCGCGAGCCGCTACCGGCCCGCGACCCAGGGGGCCGGTGTCGGCGGCGACTGGTTCGACCTGATACCGCTGGGCGCCGGCCGGGTAGGTGTGCTGATCGGCGATGTGATGGGCCGGGGGCTCGAGGCCGCCGCCGTCATGGGGCAACTCCGCTCGGCGGCACACGCGTTGGCCAAGACCGGGCTGCAACCGCGGCAACTGATGCAGGCGATGGACACCGTCGTCGCCGATCTCGACGTCCCCGACCAATTGGTCACCTGCTGCTATCTGGTCATCGCTGCCGACACGGGTGAGGTGACGGTGTGTTCCGCCGGCCATCTACCGGTTCTCGTCGCCGTCCCCGGTGCACGCACCCGGCCGCTCCCGGCACCCGTGAACGCCCCTCTCGGCGTCGGCGGAATGATCTACGAGCAGTGCTGCGGCACCATCGAGCCCGGCGCCACCCTCGTGCTCTACACCGATGGTCTGATAGAGACCCCCGGAACCGACATCGAGGACAAGCTCACCCAGCTCGTCGCCATCCTGGACGATCTCCCGACCGCCGTGCCCGACCTGGAGACCGCCGTCGACCACGTCCTGACGACACTGCTGCCCGACGCGGACGGCCACGACGACGTCACCCTGCTGCTGACGCAGCTCCCCGCGGCTCCGCTGGCCATGGCCGCCACGGACCTGCCCGCCACGCCCGAGTCGGTGCCGGCGGGCCGCGACTTCCTCCGCAAGGCACTGAGCACGTGGGACTGCGCGGGCACGGCGGACGACGCGCTCCTGCTGCTGTCCGAGGTCCTCACCAATGCCGTGCAGCACGCCCAGGGGCCCATCGGGGTGCATGTGTGCCGCACGGACACCGATCTCACCGTGGAGATCAGCGACCGCAGCCTTCACCTCCCCCAGCCGCGCCTCGCGGCCGAGGACGAGGAGTCCGGGCGCGGCCTGCTGCTCGTCCGTGCCCTCGCCGACGACTGGGGCGTGCGGCCCACGGACGAGGGGAAGACGACGTGGTTCAGCCTCAAGGTGTGA
- a CDS encoding universal stress protein: MSRVIVACVNRTRRSQAAVDWAAHEASLRDLALEVRYGSPPKDLSTAAMLVLNLPSTGEDTTSLSTRPAALALTAATACPVVLIPDAFDPVVTPARRPSQVTLGMDARDPVEQAVDFAFGAALVRGVRLHAVHAWELPSYAAELPFDVPEEDRATWEDHEVQLLADALRPWRVKYSRVPVLEDVVLLNPVEALIHHAEPAALLVVGRGASGTPSLVQALLREAQCPVAVVS; encoded by the coding sequence GTGAGTCGAGTCATCGTTGCCTGCGTCAACAGGACACGCCGTAGTCAGGCGGCCGTGGACTGGGCAGCGCACGAGGCGTCGCTGCGCGACCTGGCGCTCGAGGTGCGGTACGGCTCACCGCCGAAGGACCTGAGTACCGCGGCGATGCTCGTGCTCAACCTGCCCTCGACGGGGGAGGACACCACGAGCCTGTCAACGCGCCCGGCCGCACTCGCGCTTACAGCCGCGACCGCCTGCCCAGTAGTACTCATACCGGACGCCTTCGACCCTGTCGTGACTCCGGCACGCCGCCCCTCACAGGTCACCCTTGGGATGGACGCCCGTGACCCGGTGGAACAGGCCGTCGACTTCGCCTTCGGCGCCGCCCTTGTCCGGGGTGTACGGCTGCACGCCGTACACGCCTGGGAACTTCCCTCCTACGCTGCGGAGTTGCCCTTCGATGTTCCTGAGGAGGACCGCGCCACTTGGGAGGACCACGAAGTGCAGCTGCTGGCCGACGCGCTGCGGCCTTGGCGGGTGAAGTACTCGCGGGTTCCGGTGCTTGAGGACGTCGTACTGCTCAACCCCGTCGAGGCCTTGATCCACCACGCCGAGCCCGCCGCACTCTTGGTCGTGGGACGCGGCGCCAGCGGGACACCGAGCCTCGTGCAGGCCTTGTTGCGCGAAGCTCAGTGTCCGGTCGCCGTCGTGTCGTGA
- a CDS encoding CBS domain-containing protein, protein MKHNKIGSVMTTDVVRATYGTPFKEVARLLAHHRISGLPVVDEDDKVIGVLSETDLITRQAETPDPYEPKYHSHIPALTRDGRRRAAKAAARTAGQLMTVPPVTVRAEDTIVEAARTMAQHHVERLPVVDEEDRLVGIVTRRDLLRVFLRPDKEIRDEVVEEVLVRALWLTPRSIDVSVVEGVVMLAGQMERKSETEIAVSMAKQIDGVVAVVSNLTYRLDDSHVRPDEPALHGVAEDWLRRL, encoded by the coding sequence ATGAAGCACAACAAGATCGGCTCCGTGATGACCACGGACGTCGTCCGCGCCACGTACGGCACCCCCTTCAAGGAAGTCGCCCGGCTACTCGCCCACCACAGGATCAGCGGACTGCCGGTCGTCGACGAGGACGACAAGGTCATCGGCGTCCTCTCCGAGACCGACCTGATCACCCGTCAGGCCGAAACGCCCGACCCGTACGAGCCGAAGTACCACTCGCACATCCCGGCGTTGACACGCGACGGCAGGCGGAGGGCCGCGAAGGCGGCGGCCCGCACCGCCGGCCAACTGATGACCGTACCGCCCGTCACCGTGCGCGCCGAGGACACCATCGTCGAGGCCGCGCGGACCATGGCCCAGCACCACGTGGAGAGGCTGCCGGTCGTGGACGAGGAGGACCGGCTCGTCGGCATCGTCACCCGCCGGGACCTGCTCCGGGTCTTCCTCCGGCCGGACAAGGAGATCCGCGACGAGGTGGTCGAGGAAGTCCTCGTCCGCGCGCTGTGGCTGACCCCGCGGAGCATCGACGTCTCCGTGGTGGAGGGCGTGGTCATGCTTGCCGGCCAGATGGAGCGCAAGAGTGAGACGGAGATCGCCGTCTCCATGGCCAAGCAGATCGACGGCGTGGTCGCGGTGGTCAGCAATCTGACTTACCGCCTGGACGACAGCCACGTCCGGCCCGACGAGCCAGCCCTGCACGGCGTGGCCGAGGACTGGCTGCGGCGGCTGTGA
- a CDS encoding flavodoxin domain-containing protein has protein sequence MTGKVLVAYGTTNGSTAQIAEAVAQVLRKNGLTAEARPAPSVANIETYDAVVVGGALYTGRWPKDARRFVRRHRRALAERPLWFFSSGPLDASALERNIPPVSGVRRAMDRLGVREHLTFGGCLEEGARGRVARMILRNGKGGDFRDFPAIEAWAERIAKELAAA, from the coding sequence ATGACCGGCAAGGTCCTGGTCGCGTACGGGACGACGAACGGATCGACTGCGCAGATCGCCGAGGCCGTCGCCCAGGTCCTGCGCAAGAACGGGCTGACGGCCGAGGCACGACCTGCACCATCGGTGGCGAACATCGAGACGTACGATGCGGTGGTGGTTGGGGGCGCGCTGTACACCGGCCGCTGGCCGAAGGACGCGCGCCGCTTCGTCCGCCGCCACCGCCGTGCCCTGGCCGAACGCCCCCTGTGGTTTTTCAGCAGCGGGCCGCTGGACGCCTCAGCCTTGGAGCGGAACATCCCGCCCGTGTCCGGCGTGCGGCGCGCCATGGACCGGCTCGGCGTCAGGGAGCACCTTACCTTCGGCGGCTGCTTGGAGGAGGGCGCGCGGGGCAGAGTCGCACGGATGATCCTCCGCAACGGCAAGGGCGGTGACTTCCGCGACTTCCCCGCGATCGAGGCCTGGGCGGAGCGGATCGCAAAGGAACTGGCGGCTGCTTAA
- a CDS encoding CBS domain-containing protein: MPETPHLVSDVMTLTVVAVGRDAPFKEIVRTMEQWKVSALPVLDGERRVIGVVSEADLLPTEQFRDSASGLSDQLGRQCELAKARAVTAAELMSAPAVTVRPGATLAQAARIMAVRHVKRLPVVDEAGMLRGVVSRGDLLKVFLRSDEDIAEEVRRTVVSCLFPALSHTIHVHVHEGVVILRGELRDTSLISVATRLARAVEGVVDVEAQLTGRPAKPAGPESTR; the protein is encoded by the coding sequence ATGCCCGAGACTCCGCACCTCGTGAGCGATGTGATGACCCTGACGGTCGTGGCTGTCGGTCGCGACGCACCCTTCAAGGAGATCGTCCGGACCATGGAGCAATGGAAGGTCAGTGCACTGCCGGTCCTGGATGGCGAAAGACGCGTCATCGGTGTGGTCTCCGAGGCCGATCTACTGCCCACGGAGCAGTTCCGTGACAGCGCCTCGGGTCTCAGTGACCAACTCGGGCGCCAGTGCGAACTCGCCAAGGCGAGGGCGGTGACCGCAGCAGAGCTCATGAGCGCCCCTGCGGTCACGGTGCGCCCCGGGGCCACCTTGGCTCAGGCAGCCCGGATCATGGCCGTGCGCCACGTCAAGAGGCTGCCTGTGGTCGATGAAGCGGGCATGCTGCGGGGCGTCGTCAGCCGCGGCGATCTGCTGAAAGTGTTCCTGCGGTCGGACGAGGACATCGCGGAAGAGGTCCGCCGCACCGTGGTCTCCTGCTTGTTCCCCGCCCTCAGTCACACGATCCATGTGCACGTGCACGAGGGAGTCGTCATCCTCCGCGGCGAGCTCCGCGACACCTCGCTCATCTCGGTTGCCACACGTCTCGCCCGTGCCGTCGAAGGTGTGGTCGATGTCGAGGCGCAACTGACCGGCCGGCCCGCCAAACCGGCTGGACCAGAGAGCACGCGGTGA
- a CDS encoding universal stress protein, whose protein sequence is MLSPVIAGVDGSAESLAAAEWAAREAVRRDRPLRLVHAWNWHPRQTEGEPANAAQRHLARRVLRQAEERIRSAVPGVHLTDEQVEGPATAALLKAAERAELLVLGSRGLSGFTGLLAGSVAQGVVAKATRPVVLVRTGEEAEDEHVPADDGSPSTRTGYLDVVLGIDLADACDEVIEFAFEEAKLRQARLRVVYAWQPPSAISLGPGDIALVNDPARAEEWQGFLSAVLKVWRDKYPETEVLETVVEGKASTALVRAASAASLLVVGRRLSEQPTVPRIGPVTHAAVHHVGCPLAVVPHE, encoded by the coding sequence ATGCTGTCGCCCGTCATCGCCGGAGTAGACGGATCGGCCGAGAGCCTCGCCGCCGCAGAGTGGGCCGCCCGCGAGGCCGTGCGTCGTGACCGACCGCTGCGACTGGTGCACGCCTGGAACTGGCATCCCCGCCAGACGGAAGGGGAGCCGGCGAACGCCGCGCAGCGACATCTGGCGCGCCGCGTCCTGCGGCAGGCGGAAGAGCGCATCCGCAGCGCCGTACCTGGCGTGCACCTCACCGACGAGCAGGTCGAGGGCCCGGCGACCGCAGCCTTGCTGAAGGCCGCCGAACGGGCCGAACTGCTGGTCCTTGGCTCGCGCGGCCTGAGCGGCTTCACCGGACTTCTTGCCGGCTCCGTCGCCCAAGGGGTGGTCGCGAAGGCCACCCGTCCCGTGGTCCTCGTACGGACAGGGGAGGAGGCTGAGGACGAGCACGTCCCGGCGGACGACGGCAGCCCGTCCACCCGGACCGGCTACCTCGATGTAGTGCTCGGCATCGACCTCGCTGATGCCTGCGACGAGGTGATCGAGTTCGCGTTCGAGGAAGCCAAGTTGCGGCAGGCCCGGCTGCGGGTCGTGTACGCCTGGCAGCCGCCTTCCGCCATCAGCCTCGGCCCCGGAGACATCGCTCTGGTCAACGATCCCGCGCGAGCCGAGGAGTGGCAGGGCTTCCTGTCCGCTGTCCTGAAGGTGTGGCGGGACAAGTACCCCGAGACCGAGGTCCTGGAGACCGTTGTGGAGGGCAAGGCCTCCACCGCGCTGGTGCGGGCCGCCTCCGCGGCGAGCCTCCTCGTCGTCGGCCGCCGCCTGTCCGAGCAGCCGACGGTTCCGCGCATCGGTCCCGTCACCCATGCCGCCGTCCACCACGTCGGCTGCCCGCTGGCCGTCGTGCCCCACGAGTGA
- a CDS encoding GNAT family N-acetyltransferase, translating to MSDAVLNRSPIHALLADGTTVCIRPVTAADHDQVQGLYKEMSPENRRLRFFSLSPRSAALAADRACAPAHPGYRALLAETHGQVIGIAEYDTAGEKDEAEISIAVCDGLHHRGVGTLLVEHLVSTARTEGITTFTADALSENREILRLFADLGLRTARRFDGPEVRCTIRLDADDAYLSAVEARGRAADVASLEPLLCPNAVAVVGAGRKPGSVGRAMLHHLKAGGYTHRLFAVNPSVNHILGVPSYPSVSALPKTPDLVVVAVPAAAVPATAEECGKAGVRALLVVTAGLDAGQAHTLLATCRTHGMRLVGPNCLGISNTDPDLSLDATFAADHPLPGTAGVAVQSGGVGIALLDGLSRLGIGVSSFASLGDKYDVSGNDMLQWWESDGRTELALLHLESFGSPRAFSRTARRVTRRMPVLTVDAGRTEAGRRAAASHTAAAATRTMTRQALFTQAGITATRSVGELLETAALMHSQPLLAGTRVAIVTNAGGAGVLAADACTEAGLALPPLPADVIDDLLAVLPRGAAVGNPVDATAAVTENQLADCVDRLTRHPGVDAVLVALVPTAVAAATGDDLVRALTDAPAHRAKPVAAVRLEQDLPVKLLPATDGGTIPSYAEPQAAARALAHAARRAAWLARPVGTVPELGGIDTTRAQEITDTFLAAHSDGGWLDPRTCADLLACYGIPQIPWAWAETEDEAVLAARRLRGPDGRVVMKAHWPGLVHKSEQHAVRLDLQGDAQVRAAFRDFETRFAGLLTGVVVQPLAARGTELFAGVVQDEVFGPLVLFGLGGTATEVLGDHAARLAPLTDHDVHDLITAPRCAPLLFGARGNGPADLEGLEQLLLRLSRMAADLPQLAEVDFNPVLATTADVSVLDARVRLVPRTPHDPYLRRLR from the coding sequence ATGTCGGATGCCGTGCTCAACCGATCCCCGATTCACGCTCTGCTCGCTGATGGCACCACCGTGTGTATCCGTCCCGTTACCGCGGCCGACCATGACCAGGTGCAGGGGCTCTACAAGGAGATGTCCCCGGAGAACCGTCGGCTCCGGTTCTTCTCGCTGAGCCCCCGGTCCGCCGCCCTGGCCGCCGACCGGGCCTGCGCCCCCGCCCACCCCGGCTACCGGGCCCTGCTGGCCGAGACGCACGGTCAGGTGATCGGGATCGCCGAGTACGACACGGCGGGGGAGAAGGACGAGGCCGAGATCTCCATCGCCGTCTGCGACGGCCTGCACCACCGCGGAGTGGGCACCCTGCTCGTCGAGCACCTGGTCTCCACAGCCCGGACGGAGGGCATCACCACCTTCACCGCCGACGCGCTCAGCGAGAACCGCGAGATACTCCGGCTCTTCGCTGACCTCGGCCTGCGTACCGCCCGCCGGTTCGACGGGCCCGAGGTGCGCTGCACGATCCGGCTCGACGCCGACGACGCCTATCTGTCGGCCGTGGAGGCCCGGGGCCGGGCCGCCGACGTGGCCAGCCTCGAGCCGCTGCTGTGCCCGAACGCGGTCGCAGTCGTTGGTGCCGGACGCAAACCCGGCTCGGTCGGCCGGGCGATGCTGCACCACTTGAAGGCGGGCGGCTACACCCACCGCCTGTTCGCCGTGAACCCGAGCGTGAACCACATCCTCGGCGTGCCGTCGTACCCGTCCGTGAGCGCGCTGCCCAAGACCCCCGACCTGGTGGTCGTGGCCGTCCCCGCAGCCGCCGTCCCGGCCACCGCCGAGGAATGCGGCAAGGCCGGGGTGCGGGCGCTGCTCGTTGTCACCGCCGGCCTCGACGCCGGCCAGGCGCACACGCTGCTGGCCACGTGCCGCACCCACGGCATGCGCCTGGTGGGGCCCAACTGCCTCGGCATCTCCAACACCGACCCCGATCTGAGTCTGGACGCCACCTTCGCCGCCGACCACCCGCTCCCCGGGACCGCAGGCGTCGCCGTGCAGTCCGGCGGGGTCGGCATCGCGCTGCTCGACGGGCTGTCCCGGCTCGGCATCGGGGTGTCGTCGTTCGCCTCCCTCGGCGACAAGTACGACGTCAGCGGCAACGACATGCTGCAGTGGTGGGAGAGCGACGGCCGCACCGAACTGGCGCTGCTGCACCTGGAGTCCTTCGGCAGTCCGCGCGCGTTCTCCCGCACCGCGCGCCGCGTCACCCGCCGTATGCCGGTCCTGACCGTGGACGCGGGCCGTACCGAGGCGGGCCGCCGCGCCGCCGCCTCGCACACGGCGGCGGCTGCCACCCGCACCATGACTCGGCAGGCCCTGTTCACCCAGGCCGGCATCACCGCCACCCGCTCCGTCGGCGAACTCCTCGAAACCGCCGCCCTGATGCACTCCCAGCCGCTCCTCGCAGGAACGCGTGTCGCGATCGTCACCAACGCGGGCGGTGCCGGGGTCCTCGCCGCGGACGCCTGCACAGAGGCGGGACTCGCCCTGCCGCCGCTCCCCGCTGACGTCATCGACGACCTGCTCGCCGTGCTCCCGCGGGGCGCCGCGGTCGGCAACCCCGTCGACGCCACCGCCGCCGTCACCGAGAACCAGCTCGCGGACTGCGTGGACCGGCTGACGCGCCACCCCGGCGTCGACGCCGTCCTGGTGGCCCTCGTACCCACGGCGGTCGCCGCCGCGACCGGCGACGACCTCGTCCGGGCGCTCACCGACGCCCCCGCGCACCGGGCCAAGCCGGTTGCCGCCGTACGCCTCGAACAGGACCTGCCGGTCAAGCTGCTGCCCGCCACCGACGGTGGCACGATCCCCTCCTATGCCGAACCCCAGGCGGCGGCACGGGCGCTGGCCCACGCCGCACGCCGCGCGGCCTGGCTCGCCCGGCCCGTGGGCACGGTCCCGGAACTCGGCGGTATCGACACCACCCGTGCCCAGGAGATCACGGACACCTTCCTGGCCGCGCATTCGGACGGCGGCTGGCTCGACCCACGCACCTGCGCCGACCTGCTGGCCTGCTACGGCATCCCGCAGATCCCGTGGGCGTGGGCGGAGACCGAGGACGAGGCGGTCCTCGCGGCCCGGCGGCTGCGCGGCCCGGACGGCCGGGTGGTGATGAAGGCCCACTGGCCGGGGCTGGTCCACAAGAGCGAGCAGCATGCCGTGCGTCTCGACCTCCAGGGCGACGCCCAAGTCAGGGCAGCCTTCAGGGACTTCGAGACCCGGTTCGCGGGACTGCTCACCGGTGTGGTCGTGCAGCCGCTTGCCGCGCGCGGGACCGAACTGTTCGCGGGTGTCGTCCAGGACGAGGTCTTCGGCCCTCTCGTGCTGTTCGGGCTCGGCGGCACCGCCACCGAGGTCCTCGGCGACCACGCCGCCCGCCTGGCCCCGCTCACCGACCACGACGTCCACGACCTGATCACTGCCCCGCGCTGCGCCCCGCTGCTCTTCGGTGCCCGCGGCAACGGCCCGGCCGACCTCGAGGGCCTGGAGCAGCTGCTCCTGCGCCTGTCCCGGATGGCGGCCGACCTGCCGCAGCTCGCCGAGGTCGACTTCAACCCCGTGCTCGCAACCACGGCCGATGTCTCCGTGCTCGACGCGCGGGTACGGCTGGTGCCGCGCACGCCCCACGACCCCTACCTGCGCCGACTCCGCTGA
- a CDS encoding SHOCT domain-containing protein encodes MMFWYGHGMNGWGWFVMSLSTLLFWALIITVGALLFRALARPTPPREGHSSWQKTPPGTGPEQILAERYARGEIDDEEYHRRLATLRESPTDAAKPAAS; translated from the coding sequence ATGATGTTCTGGTATGGCCACGGCATGAACGGCTGGGGCTGGTTCGTGATGTCGCTCAGCACGCTGCTGTTCTGGGCGCTGATCATCACAGTCGGCGCCCTGCTCTTCCGGGCTCTGGCCCGCCCCACCCCTCCCCGCGAAGGCCACAGCTCCTGGCAGAAGACGCCTCCGGGGACCGGCCCTGAACAGATCCTCGCCGAGCGGTACGCGCGCGGCGAGATCGACGACGAGGAATACCACCGCCGTCTGGCCACCCTCCGTGAATCACCCACGGACGCGGCCAAACCCGCAGCCTCGTAG
- a CDS encoding potassium channel family protein, with product MAWLVSLVGVGLVMAALRDLFHTLWHPTRHAGLSRLVMTGMWRLARRLRARRRVVGLVGPLAMVTVVGLWAAVIILGWAIIYWPHMPGAFTLTPGSRAAQQPALLDSVYLSLVTVATLGLGDITPAEGWLRLVSPLEALVGFALLTATVSWVLEIYPALTRRRVLAIRLALLRDSAPTTQQLDSVAGALLLDSLATEVVRVRIDFTQYAEAYYFHDGEDHSSLAAILGYASALAQRGQAAQRPDVRLTGDLLANALEDLAGILDQRFLHTGGPSATVFAAYAADHGRSVSQP from the coding sequence ATGGCGTGGTTGGTCTCGCTGGTAGGGGTTGGGCTGGTCATGGCCGCCTTGCGAGATCTGTTCCATACCCTCTGGCACCCCACCCGCCATGCCGGCCTGAGCCGCCTCGTCATGACGGGGATGTGGAGATTGGCCCGGCGTCTGCGCGCCCGCAGACGCGTGGTCGGTCTCGTCGGCCCTCTCGCCATGGTGACGGTGGTCGGTCTCTGGGCCGCCGTCATCATCCTCGGCTGGGCGATCATCTACTGGCCCCATATGCCGGGGGCGTTCACGCTCACGCCCGGTTCCAGGGCAGCGCAGCAGCCGGCACTCCTCGACTCCGTCTACCTGTCACTCGTCACCGTCGCCACCCTCGGGTTGGGTGACATCACACCAGCCGAAGGGTGGCTTCGCCTGGTCTCGCCACTGGAGGCGCTCGTCGGCTTCGCCCTCCTGACGGCCACGGTCTCCTGGGTGCTCGAGATCTACCCCGCGCTGACCCGCAGAAGGGTGCTGGCCATCCGGTTGGCGCTCCTGCGCGACTCGGCTCCTACGACCCAGCAGCTTGACAGCGTCGCCGGGGCGCTGCTGCTGGACAGCTTGGCCACCGAGGTCGTGCGCGTCCGCATCGACTTCACCCAGTACGCCGAGGCCTACTACTTCCATGACGGGGAGGATCACTCCTCGCTGGCGGCCATCCTTGGGTACGCCTCTGCCCTTGCCCAGCGCGGCCAGGCCGCGCAGCGGCCGGACGTCCGACTGACCGGAGACTTGCTCGCCAACGCACTGGAAGACCTCGCTGGCATCCTTGACCAGCGTTTTCTCCACACGGGGGGTCCCTCGGCGACGGTCTTCGCTGCCTACGCCGCTGACCACGGACGCAGCGTCAGCCAACCCTGA
- a CDS encoding DUF1918 domain-containing protein: MRAELGDQLVIESPKTGTTRRDGEIVGLHHTDGTPPYDVRWSDTHEVTLVFPGLDAHVRHLEHGQGSTDEPSGRITAERGGASDSTPREVGPNPGDIGRRVAAERERQGLSREETARRAAMAPDYLAYREERQADPSLATLIRLASALGTSVAALRGGGIDLPPGREHALLHPQLRDLGTDECRALLSTHGVGRVAVSTPGGPAVVPVNYEVIDNAIVYRTMPDSVSAAAVGAEVAFEVDHVDEAMSQGWSSRRRSCASRHRARRRATAGRARPHRAVGGRQA, from the coding sequence ATGCGAGCTGAACTCGGCGATCAACTCGTCATCGAAAGTCCGAAGACGGGCACCACCCGGCGCGACGGAGAAATCGTCGGACTGCACCATACGGATGGAACACCGCCGTACGACGTGCGTTGGTCGGACACACACGAGGTGACGCTGGTGTTCCCCGGGCTCGACGCGCACGTCCGCCATCTTGAGCATGGGCAGGGGAGTACCGACGAGCCTTCCGGGCGGATCACTGCGGAGAGGGGAGGCGCGTCCGACAGCACTCCCCGGGAGGTGGGACCGAATCCCGGCGACATCGGCCGGCGTGTGGCTGCAGAGCGCGAGCGGCAGGGCTTGAGCAGGGAAGAGACTGCCCGCCGTGCTGCGATGGCTCCGGACTACCTCGCGTACCGGGAAGAACGCCAGGCCGATCCGAGCCTGGCGACGCTCATCCGGCTCGCCTCGGCGCTCGGTACCAGCGTCGCAGCACTGCGCGGGGGCGGTATCGATCTGCCGCCGGGCCGGGAACACGCCCTCCTGCACCCCCAGCTTCGGGATCTCGGCACCGACGAATGCCGCGCTCTGCTCTCCACGCACGGTGTGGGGCGGGTAGCGGTGTCGACCCCCGGGGGTCCGGCGGTCGTACCGGTGAACTACGAGGTCATCGATAACGCGATCGTCTACCGGACGATGCCCGACTCGGTGTCTGCGGCGGCTGTGGGCGCGGAGGTCGCCTTCGAGGTCGACCATGTGGACGAGGCGATGAGCCAGGGCTGGAGTTCTCGTCGTCGGTCCTGCGCGAGTCGTCACAGAGCCCGACGCCGTGCGACGGCTGGCCGAGCACGCCCGCACCGAGCCGTGGGCGGGCGGCAAGCGTGA